The genomic interval CGGGTCGTTCGAGAGCTTCTCGTCGACGAGCAGGGAGGCGAGCGCGAGGACGACCGTCGTCGTCTTCCGCGAGTCGTTGATGTGGTAGGTCGGGACGCAGGTCAGCCCGCCGGGGCGCACGAACTCGTGGACGAGGTCGGTGATGGGCGGCGCGTCGCCGTCGAACACGTCGCCGAAGCCGTACGTCTTCCGCTTGACCGCGTCGTAGGTCGCCTCGTGGACCTTGCCGGCCTCGTGGAGCTCCTCGCGGAGCGCCGGGTCGTCGAGGAACGACCGGAACTCCGCGTACGTCCCGCCGTCGCCGTGCTGGCGGAAGAACCGGCGGAGGAGTCGCTGGAGCGCGGGGTACTGGTTATCGTTCAGCCCCGCGCCGGCGACGAGCCACGGCCGCGAGCGAACCATCGAGAAGGGGAGCGTGAACTCGACCTGCTCGGCGCGGTGGTGGTCTGCGGCGTAGGTGGCCTCGCCGACCACGGGGACGAACGCCTTCGTGTCGTCGTGGCCGCCGTGTTTCACCCCCTCCGCGTCGAGCGCCCGGCCGAAGTCGTCGGGGTAGTCGCCGTCGTCGTGCATCTGGGCGTACTCGTCCTGCGGGTCGAACTGGACGACCGCCGCGCCGGGCGTGCGGCCGTCGCTCATCTCGTAGGTCCGCCCGAGGTACTGCCGGAGGACGTTCTTCGAGGCGTGGGTCTTCCCCGACCCCGTCCCGCCCGCGACGAGCGTGTGGCGGAAGACGAGCGGGTCGCCGCTGTCGTAGTCGTCCTTCAGCCGATAATCGACCGTCGGCGGCTCCGCCGCCGTCCGCACCTTCTCGCCCCCGACGGCGAGGTGGCCGACGAAGACGCCGTCGTCCGGCACCTTCAGCCCGGTCTTCACCTCGGACTTGTCCTCCGCGCGCCGGACGACCGTCTCCGGCTTCGGGACGCGGTCGGGCATCCGCCGGAGCAGGTCGCCCCCCTCGGAGTAGAGCACCGCGAGCGGCTCCAGCGTCGCCATGAACTTGTAGTCGGCCTCGTCGATGCCGTCCGACCGCATCGCGCGGCGGGCGTGTATCTCCGTGGCGTCGTCGCTGCGGAACTCCTGTGCGTACTCGAGGGCCGTGATGCGGCAGAACAGCGCCTCGCCGTCCGGGTAGTCCGCCACGGCGTACGCGCCCACGCGGACGAGCGAGCGGTTCCCCACGGTGACGTACGCCCGCAGGCGCGTCTCGTCCTCGTGTTCGCCGACCGAGAGGCCCTCGGCGGCCGAGAGCGTCCCCAGCCCGCGGTCGCGCCCCGCCGGGTTCGCCTCGACCGTCTCGAAGTCGTCGGCCGCGTCGGGGGTCGGCTCCGGGTCCGCGTCGGTCGCCGCCCGCTCGGCCGACTCGAACTCCTCGAAGTCCCCGAGGTCAGTCATGCGACGGGCTGTGCGCTCCGGCGACAAAAACCCACGCTCCCGCGCGCCCGGGCCGCCCGGGCCGCCCGCCCGCGGACCTATACGCCGTGACCGCGTAGTAAGCCCGTGTTACTCATCCGCGGCCACGCCGGGGGCACGGCGCTCACCGGCACGCTGTACGAGCGCGGCGAGGACCCGCCCGCGTTCAAGGGCGCGCCCGACGAGGGCGCCCCCTACGTGTGGGTCTGCGACGCCTTCTACGAGGTCGAGTCGGGCGGCCAGCTCCAGCGCATCGGCGACCGCGAGATACGCGTCGCCTTCGAGACGCCCATGCCGCGCGGCTTCGAGACGCGCGACCGGGCCGTCGACGCCGCGAAGGAACACCTCCGCACCCAGTTCGCCCGCGTCGGCGTTCCCGAGGGCGAGGTGGAGATAGAGGTAATCAAGCGCGAACCCGGCCTCGAACAGTAGGCCGTCCGTTTCTGTGTTCGGTGTTGTCCCGATACGGTCGGCGACACCTCCGAAGCCCTCGCCCGCTCCGGCCCTACCGGCCGTGGCGCGCGCTGGCGAGCGTCTCGTGGCGAGCCAGCGCCGCGCGAGGGACGAGCGAACGCAGTGAGCGGGTCGGCTGGGGAGGCGTGTGGACGGTGCGGTGCTGTCTTCCCTAGAACCGCGTGAGCAGGGCGTTCGCCGAACACACCACCCACGAATCATACTGGGCAGGACGGACGGGGAACTGGACACGAAACACGAGGCAACCCCTACCGAAACGAACCGGAACGGAACGACGACTCAGTCCACGAACGCGCCCCAGCGGTCGTCGTTGTAGTCGGCGTCTATCTCCGAGTCGAACGCCGTCTCCAGCGCCTCGCGGAGCGCGGTCGTCTCGCGCGCGCCGATCTTCGCCAGCGAGTCGGCCTTCCCGACGGCCTCGGGCGGGCCGCGTTCGGCCGCGACGCCTTTCAGCACCTGCCGGAGCAGGTCCTCGCGCAGGTCGGCGTCCTCGGTGAAGTGGCGGGGCGCCTCCACCCGGTACACCGTGTCGGTGCGGGGGTCGTACACCATGGCGAACGTGACCTCGTAGTTCCAGTGGTCGAGGCGGCGCTCGATGCCGGGCAGGGTGTCGGGCGAGGCGAGCGCGCCGTCCGTGCCGCCCCGGGAGACGAACCAGTTCGTGTAGGTGAGCGCGTCCGTCTCCCGCTCGCGCTCGCCGTCCACGACCTCGGCGCGTTCGAGCAGTTGGGAGAAGAAGGCGGCGTCGTTGAGCCACGGGGAGTTCCCCTCCTTGTCGCGGACCGTCCGCGTGACGAGGCGGCTGGCGGGGTTCTTCACGAAGCCGACCATCGGCACCTCCCGGCGGACGAAGTTCTCCACGAGGTCCACGTACGCCTGTATCACGCCCTGCGGGCGCTCGTCCTCGGCGAGCAGGTCGGCGAGTTCGGGGTCCCGGCGGTCCCACGTGAGCAGGCCCTTGGGGTAGATGGGGCCGTCCATCACGAGCAGGTCCTCGACCACCTCGGCGTTGTCCGTCGCGTGGGTCACCTCCGAGAGGTAGAGCGCGAGTTCGTGGACGACGGCGGTCATCGACCGGTCCGTCGCCGGGACGTGGAGCAGGCGCTGGCGGACGTACCCCTCGTCGTCCATCGTCCAGTCGCCGTCGAGGCCGACGGTCACGTCGTTCGAGTGGACCGCGACGACGTTCGTGCGCCCGCGGTGGAGTTCGAGGTCGGAGGGAACGCGGCTCATCGCCGCCTGCGCCACGTCCACGACGAGGCCGTTCTTGAACGTCGTCGGGTTGATGGTGCCCGAGTCGAGGCCGTGGCGCGTCTCGAAGCGGTCGGCCTCCAGCGCCACCTCGGTGGCGTCGATGCGGCGGCGCGCCTGCTCGCCCAGCGGCTCCACGACCGGCTCGCCGTCGTCGTACAGCGGGTCGAGGTACTCGTTCCACACCGTCTCGGCGAACGCCCGGTGTTCCGCCTCGTCCACGGTGCGGCTGACGCCGCGCGCCAGCCGTGAGATGGCCTTGAAGTGGACCGGGTCCAGCGTCATTCGTCCGTGCTGGGTCGTGTCGGCGTAAAAAGGGTGCGGGGCGGGCGAGGGCAAGGGTTCCGAACGCTACTTACCCGGGCCGCGCCAGCGTTCCGACAATGCAAGCGGCGCTTGTCGTCCTGGACGGCTGGGGGCTGAACGACGACCCCGAGGCCCGCGACGCGGTGCGCGCGGCCGACACCCCGACGTTCGACCGTCTGCGCACGGCGGGCGCGTTCGGGACGCTCGAGACCCACGGCCGGCGCGTCGGCCTCCCCGCGGGACAGATGGGCAACAGCGAGGTGGGCCACCTCAACATCGGCGCGGGCCGGGTCGTCCTGCAGGACTCGACGCGCGTGAGCGAGGACGCCGAGGCCGGCGTGCTCGGGGAGAACGACGCCGTCGCGGACGCGTTCGCGTACGCACGCGACCGGGGCGGTCGCGTCCACCTCATGGGCCTCGTCTCCGACGGCGGCGTCCACTCGTACCAGCACCACATCCACGCGCTCGTCGAGGCCGCGGCCGACGCGGGCGTCGAAGCGGTCACGCACGCGTTCACCGACGGCCGGGACACCGCGCCGAAATCGGGCGCGGGCTTCCTCCGCGACCTCGACGCCGTCGCCGCCGAGCACGGCACGGGCGACGTCGCGACGGTGACGGGCCGCTACTACGCGATGGACCGCGACGAGAACTGGGACCGGACGGCGCGCGCGTTCGACGCCGTCGTGAACCGCGAGGCACCGTACGAGGCCGAGTCGGCGGTCGGCGCGGTCGAGGCCTCGTACGCGCGCGGCGACACCGACGAGTTCGTCGAACCGACCCTCGTCGCGGGCGGGCCGGCGCTCGGCCCCGACGACGCCGTCGTGTTCTGTAACTTCCGCGCCGACCGCGCGCGGCAGTTGACCCGGATGCTCGCCGGCATCCGCCCCGGGGACTGGGAAGCCGAGGGCGTCGCGGTCGACCCGCCGGGTGCGCACGTCGTGACGATGACCGAGTACGACGCGACCTTCGACCTGCCCGTCGCCTTCCCGCCGAATCGGCCCGAGAACACGCTCGGGGAGGCGCTCGCCGACGCCGGGCGCACCCAACTGCGCGCCGCGGAGTCCGAGAAGTACCCCCACGTCACCTACTTCCTCAACGGGGGCCGGGAGGTCGAGTTCGCGGGCGAGCGCCGGCGCATCGTGGACTCCCCCGACGTGGCGACGTACGACCTGCGCCCGGCGATGTCGGCCGCCGAACTGACCGACGAGGTGCTCGCCGCGGTCGAGGCCGACGACCCGGACGTGCTCGTCCTCAACTACGCGAACCCGGACATGGTGGGCCACACGGGCGACTTCGACGCCGCCGTCGCCGCCGTCGAGGCGGTGGACGAACAGCTGGGACGGCTGGCCGAGGCCGTCGCCGCCGCGGGCGGCCACCTCCTCGTCACCGCCGACCACGGCAACGCCGACGACATGGGAACGGCCGACGACCCCCACACCGCCCACACGACGAACCCCGTTCCGTTCCTCTACGTCGCGCCCGACGGCGGCGACGGGGGCACGCGCGTCCGCGAGGGCGGCGCGCTCTGCGACATCGCGCCCACCCTGCTCGCGCTCGTCGGCGTCGCCGTGCCCGGGGCGATGACCGGAGAGGACCTGCTCGAATGACCCTCCGGGTCCGGCGCGCGACGGCCGCCGACACGGAGACGCTCGTCCCCCTCTACCGCGCCGCCTACGACACGGCCGCCGACCTCGGCTACCCGAACGGGATGCAGGCGGTCGAGGCGGAGTACGTCCGCGGGTGGTTCGACGAGGAGCCGCCCTCCGCGGAGTTCGTCGCCGAGCGCGACGACACGGTCGTCGGCGCGATACGCGTGCTGGAGGAGCGCGACGTGCCCTTCCTCGAACGCCTCGCCGTCGCGCCCGACGCGCAGGGCGAGGGCGTCGGGGGCCGACTGTTCGCCCGCGCGGAGCGGTACGCGAGGGAGGCGGGCTACGACCGCGTCCGGCTCGGGACGTTCACCGACCACCCCTTCCTCCTCGACTTCTACGAGTCGCGCGGCTACGAGCGGTTCACGCTGTGGGAGTCCGACGACCACGAGTACGACTACGTGGGCTACGAGAAGCGGCTCTAGCGCTCGTACACCACGTCGCCGGCCACGACGGTCGCGGCCACGTCGATGTCCGCGATGTCGTCGTCCGCGACCGCCCACGGCGACTCGGCGAGGACGACGAGGTCCGCACGCTTGCCGGCCTCGACGGTGCCGGCCTCGTCCTCGTTCCCGGCGGCGTACGCGCCCCCGGCGGTGTACGCGCGCAGCGCCTCGGTCACGGACAGCCGCTGGCGCGCCTCGGGCGCGGTGACGGCCTCCCGTACCCCGAACAGCGGGTCCAGCGGCATGCAGTCGGAGCCGAACGCGAGCGGGACGCCCGCGTCGAGCAGGTCGCGGAACGGCATGACCTCGCGGCGGCGCTCGCCCAGCCGCGCGTCGTAGAGGCCGCCCTCGCGCGCCCACTTCAGGAAGTTCGGCTGGACGGACGCGACGGCGCCGACCTCGCGGAACCGCTCCACGAGGTCGCCGGTGAGCAGTTCCGCGTGTTCGACCCGGTGGCGCAGGCGCGCCGCGTCGTGGCGCTCCAGCACGTCCAGCGTCCCCGCGACGGCCGCGTCCCCGATGGCGTGGGCCGTGAACTGGAGGTCCGCGCCCGCCGCCTGCTCGACCATCTCGTCGAGTTCCTCGGGCCCGACGACCCACTGACCGTCGCCGTCGCCGTCCGCGTAGGGCTCGCGGAGCTTCGCCGTCGAGCCCCCGAAGCTCCCGTCCGTGTAGGTCTTGATGGCCCCCGTCTCGACCATCTCGCTCCCGTGGCCCGAGCGCAGGCCCGCTTCGACCACGGCGTCGGCGTGGTTCGCCCAGTAGTTGATTCGCACGCGGAGGGTGAGGTCGCCGACGGCGTCGAGGTCGCGGTACACGCGCGGCTTGTGGCTGTCCCGGCACATGTCGTGTATCCCCGTGACGCCGAGTTCGTTCGCGCGCGCCTGTGCCGCGCGGACGAGCGACTCGGTCCCCTCGACGTCCGGCTCGAACGCCGCGAACAGCGGGTCGACGGCCTCCTCGACGACGACGCCGGTCGCCTCGCCCCCCTCGACCCGCACGTCGCCGTCGGGCATCTCCCCGCGGTGGGCGTCGAGCGCCGCGGTGTTCACCGACGCGGTGTGCATGTCCTCGCGGAAGGCGACGACGGGGCGGTCGTCGGCCACCGAATCGAGGTCGTCGCGGGTGAGGTAGCGGGCCTCGTCCCACGTCGATTCGTCGTAGCCGTAGCCGAGCACGGGGCCCTCGGTCTCCCGGGCGCGCTCGTGCAGGCGCTCGACGGCGTCCGCGGCCGACTCCGCGCCCCGAAGGTCCGCGTGGACGAGGTGGCGGCCGACCATCTCCAGGTGGGTGTGCGCGTCCACGAACCCGGGGAGGACGACGCCGCCCTCCGCGTCCATCACTTCGGTCGTCGCGCCGACGAGGAAGTCCACCTCGTAGGCGTCGCCGACGCGGACGATTCGGCCGTCCCGGACCGCGACCGCGCCGTGGGTCGTATCGGGGTCGGCGAGCGTGTGGACCTCGGCGTTCGTGACGACGAGGTCGGCCGGTGCTGTCATACCGGCGTGGTGGCGGGCGGGGTCGGTAAGCGTTCGGTTCGGGCGGCGGGGCCGCGGCGGCCGGCGCGTCCCCCTCACGGATGCAAAACAGTTTGGCGGGGGCGGTCGCAGGTGGTGTCATGAGCGACGTAGACGACCTCGCGGAACGGGTCGAGGAGGGCGAACTCCGCCTCCACGAACTGGAGGCGCACGCGGACGAGGCGACGGCCGCGGAGGTCCGTCGGCTCCTGGTCGAGCGCCGGACGGGCGCGGCCCTCGATACCGTCGGCGA from Halosegnis marinus carries:
- a CDS encoding ATP-binding protein — encoded protein: MTDLGDFEEFESAERAATDADPEPTPDAADDFETVEANPAGRDRGLGTLSAAEGLSVGEHEDETRLRAYVTVGNRSLVRVGAYAVADYPDGEALFCRITALEYAQEFRSDDATEIHARRAMRSDGIDEADYKFMATLEPLAVLYSEGGDLLRRMPDRVPKPETVVRRAEDKSEVKTGLKVPDDGVFVGHLAVGGEKVRTAAEPPTVDYRLKDDYDSGDPLVFRHTLVAGGTGSGKTHASKNVLRQYLGRTYEMSDGRTPGAAVVQFDPQDEYAQMHDDGDYPDDFGRALDAEGVKHGGHDDTKAFVPVVGEATYAADHHRAEQVEFTLPFSMVRSRPWLVAGAGLNDNQYPALQRLLRRFFRQHGDGGTYAEFRSFLDDPALREELHEAGKVHEATYDAVKRKTYGFGDVFDGDAPPITDLVHEFVRPGGLTCVPTYHINDSRKTTTVVLALASLLVDEKLSNDPRYDRIKETPLVLGMDEAHNFLTDADSVQASKVIGKFSEAAKQGRKERLGLFLITQDPQDIADPVFKQVNTSVVLNLGDEDAIKSVNLPSTLEGKVPYFEKGQMAVYSPDNSEPVEVVGLPHCVTKHGRD
- a CDS encoding DUF7113 family protein; protein product: MLLIRGHAGGTALTGTLYERGEDPPAFKGAPDEGAPYVWVCDAFYEVESGGQLQRIGDREIRVAFETPMPRGFETRDRAVDAAKEHLRTQFARVGVPEGEVEIEVIKREPGLEQ
- a CDS encoding DNA double-strand break repair nuclease NurA, producing the protein MTLDPVHFKAISRLARGVSRTVDEAEHRAFAETVWNEYLDPLYDDGEPVVEPLGEQARRRIDATEVALEADRFETRHGLDSGTINPTTFKNGLVVDVAQAAMSRVPSDLELHRGRTNVVAVHSNDVTVGLDGDWTMDDEGYVRQRLLHVPATDRSMTAVVHELALYLSEVTHATDNAEVVEDLLVMDGPIYPKGLLTWDRRDPELADLLAEDERPQGVIQAYVDLVENFVRREVPMVGFVKNPASRLVTRTVRDKEGNSPWLNDAAFFSQLLERAEVVDGERERETDALTYTNWFVSRGGTDGALASPDTLPGIERRLDHWNYEVTFAMVYDPRTDTVYRVEAPRHFTEDADLREDLLRQVLKGVAAERGPPEAVGKADSLAKIGARETTALREALETAFDSEIDADYNDDRWGAFVD
- the gpmI gene encoding 2,3-bisphosphoglycerate-independent phosphoglycerate mutase; the encoded protein is MQAALVVLDGWGLNDDPEARDAVRAADTPTFDRLRTAGAFGTLETHGRRVGLPAGQMGNSEVGHLNIGAGRVVLQDSTRVSEDAEAGVLGENDAVADAFAYARDRGGRVHLMGLVSDGGVHSYQHHIHALVEAAADAGVEAVTHAFTDGRDTAPKSGAGFLRDLDAVAAEHGTGDVATVTGRYYAMDRDENWDRTARAFDAVVNREAPYEAESAVGAVEASYARGDTDEFVEPTLVAGGPALGPDDAVVFCNFRADRARQLTRMLAGIRPGDWEAEGVAVDPPGAHVVTMTEYDATFDLPVAFPPNRPENTLGEALADAGRTQLRAAESEKYPHVTYFLNGGREVEFAGERRRIVDSPDVATYDLRPAMSAAELTDEVLAAVEADDPDVLVLNYANPDMVGHTGDFDAAVAAVEAVDEQLGRLAEAVAAAGGHLLVTADHGNADDMGTADDPHTAHTTNPVPFLYVAPDGGDGGTRVREGGALCDIAPTLLALVGVAVPGAMTGEDLLE
- a CDS encoding GNAT family N-acetyltransferase; protein product: MTLRVRRATAADTETLVPLYRAAYDTAADLGYPNGMQAVEAEYVRGWFDEEPPSAEFVAERDDTVVGAIRVLEERDVPFLERLAVAPDAQGEGVGGRLFARAERYAREAGYDRVRLGTFTDHPFLLDFYESRGYERFTLWESDDHEYDYVGYEKRL
- a CDS encoding amidohydrolase, whose protein sequence is MTAPADLVVTNAEVHTLADPDTTHGAVAVRDGRIVRVGDAYEVDFLVGATTEVMDAEGGVVLPGFVDAHTHLEMVGRHLVHADLRGAESAADAVERLHERARETEGPVLGYGYDESTWDEARYLTRDDLDSVADDRPVVAFREDMHTASVNTAALDAHRGEMPDGDVRVEGGEATGVVVEEAVDPLFAAFEPDVEGTESLVRAAQARANELGVTGIHDMCRDSHKPRVYRDLDAVGDLTLRVRINYWANHADAVVEAGLRSGHGSEMVETGAIKTYTDGSFGGSTAKLREPYADGDGDGQWVVGPEELDEMVEQAAGADLQFTAHAIGDAAVAGTLDVLERHDAARLRHRVEHAELLTGDLVERFREVGAVASVQPNFLKWAREGGLYDARLGERRREVMPFRDLLDAGVPLAFGSDCMPLDPLFGVREAVTAPEARQRLSVTEALRAYTAGGAYAAGNEDEAGTVEAGKRADLVVLAESPWAVADDDIADIDVAATVVAGDVVYER